One window of the Pseudomonas sihuiensis genome contains the following:
- a CDS encoding acetyl-CoA C-acyltransferase, protein MSATDPVVIVSAARTPMGGFLGDLAGLSAAELGAAAIRATLQRAGLAAEAVDAVLMGCVLQAGQGQAPARQAALGAGLSQAAQCTTLNKMCGSGMQALMLGHDQLLAGSAEVLVAGGMESMSNAPYLLQRARAGYRMGHGQVLDHMFLDGLEDAYERGRLMGTFAEDCAQSYGFTRQEQDAYALESLRRAQQAMEAGHFADEIVALEAPAGRERRLIAADEQPPKARPEKIPTLKPAFRDGGTVTAANSSSISDGAAALLLMRQSEAERRGLSPLARIVAHAGHAQAPNLFTTAPVTAIQRVLARSGWSLNEVDLYEINEAFAVVPMVAMRDLEIPHAKLNVHGGACALGHPIGASGARVLVTLLNALSQYGLKRGVASVCIGGGEATAVAIERL, encoded by the coding sequence ATGTCTGCAACCGATCCGGTCGTGATCGTCAGCGCCGCCCGAACTCCCATGGGCGGTTTTCTCGGTGACCTGGCCGGCCTGTCCGCCGCCGAACTGGGCGCCGCCGCCATTCGCGCCACCCTGCAGCGCGCCGGACTCGCGGCCGAGGCGGTGGATGCCGTGCTGATGGGCTGCGTGCTGCAGGCCGGTCAGGGCCAGGCCCCGGCGCGCCAGGCGGCGCTCGGCGCGGGCCTGAGCCAGGCGGCGCAATGCACCACGCTGAACAAGATGTGCGGCTCGGGCATGCAGGCGCTGATGCTCGGCCACGACCAACTGCTGGCTGGCAGCGCCGAGGTGCTGGTGGCCGGCGGCATGGAAAGCATGTCCAACGCGCCGTACCTGCTACAGCGCGCCCGCGCGGGCTATCGCATGGGCCACGGCCAGGTGCTCGACCATATGTTCCTCGACGGCCTGGAAGACGCCTACGAGCGCGGACGGCTGATGGGCACCTTCGCCGAGGACTGCGCGCAGAGCTACGGCTTTACCCGCCAGGAGCAGGACGCCTACGCCCTGGAGTCGCTGCGCCGGGCGCAGCAGGCGATGGAGGCCGGCCATTTTGCCGACGAGATCGTCGCGCTCGAGGCTCCTGCCGGGCGCGAGCGGCGCCTGATCGCCGCCGACGAGCAGCCGCCCAAGGCCAGGCCGGAGAAGATTCCCACGCTCAAGCCGGCGTTCCGCGACGGCGGCACGGTGACCGCGGCCAACTCCAGCTCGATTTCCGACGGCGCTGCGGCCCTGCTGCTGATGCGCCAGTCCGAGGCCGAGCGGCGAGGCCTGAGTCCGCTGGCGCGCATCGTCGCCCATGCCGGCCATGCCCAGGCGCCGAACCTGTTCACCACCGCGCCGGTCACCGCGATCCAGCGCGTGCTGGCACGCAGCGGCTGGAGCCTGAACGAAGTGGACCTGTACGAGATCAACGAGGCCTTCGCGGTGGTGCCCATGGTGGCCATGCGCGACCTGGAGATCCCCCACGCCAAGCTCAACGTGCACGGCGGCGCCTGCGCCCTCGGCCACCCCATCGGCGCCTCCGGTGCGCGCGTGCTGGTGACCCTGCTCAATGCCCTGAGCCAGTACGGACTCAAGCGTGGCGTGGCCTCCGTGTGCATCGGCGGCGGCGAGGCCACCGCGGTGGCCATCGAAAGGTTGTGA
- a CDS encoding ABC transporter ATP-binding protein encodes MSLKLEHVTRIVDGQVHIDDACLSFEPGSFNVLLGRTLAGKTSLMRLMAGLDRPSSGRVLMNGADVTGMPVRQRNVSMVYQQFINYPTLTVFENIASPLRQAGVAKEQIVEKVEATARMLRIEKLLSRYPLELSGGQQQRTAMARALVKDASLILFDEPLVNLDYKLREELRQEMRELFQARHTIAIYATTEPNEALALGGTTTILHEGRVVQSGKTAEVYHRPQQMLAAELFSEPAINLLPGRISGTEVSFADCVHFPLNPDLRGIAEGEYRFGVRPSHIGLVPSNDDDLELAVTVELAEISGSETFLHVRNEQFVLVLHLPGVHEYAVDTPILIYIPTHKLFVFAADGQLVQAPSRRQGRAA; translated from the coding sequence ATGTCGCTCAAGCTCGAACACGTCACCCGTATCGTCGATGGCCAGGTGCATATCGACGATGCCTGCCTGAGTTTCGAACCCGGCTCATTCAACGTCCTGCTCGGCCGCACCCTGGCCGGCAAGACCAGCCTGATGCGGCTGATGGCCGGTCTGGATCGGCCCAGCAGCGGCCGTGTGCTGATGAACGGTGCCGATGTCACGGGTATGCCGGTGCGCCAGCGCAACGTGTCGATGGTCTATCAGCAGTTCATCAACTACCCGACCCTGACGGTGTTCGAGAACATCGCCTCGCCGCTGCGTCAGGCCGGTGTGGCCAAGGAGCAGATCGTCGAGAAGGTCGAGGCCACCGCGCGCATGCTGCGCATAGAGAAACTGCTGTCGCGCTACCCGCTGGAGTTGTCCGGCGGCCAGCAGCAGCGCACGGCCATGGCGCGGGCGCTGGTCAAGGACGCCTCGCTGATTCTTTTCGACGAGCCTCTGGTCAACCTCGATTACAAGCTGCGTGAGGAGCTGCGCCAGGAAATGCGCGAGCTGTTCCAGGCGCGCCACACCATCGCCATCTACGCCACCACCGAGCCCAACGAGGCGCTGGCCCTGGGTGGCACCACCACCATCCTGCATGAGGGGCGGGTGGTGCAGAGCGGCAAGACCGCCGAGGTCTACCACCGTCCGCAGCAGATGCTGGCCGCCGAGCTGTTTTCGGAACCGGCGATCAATCTGCTGCCTGGACGCATCAGTGGCACTGAGGTGAGCTTCGCCGATTGCGTGCATTTTCCGCTCAACCCCGATCTGCGCGGCATCGCCGAGGGTGAATATCGCTTCGGCGTGCGCCCCAGCCATATCGGCCTGGTGCCGTCCAATGACGATGATCTGGAGTTGGCGGTAACCGTCGAGCTGGCCGAGATCAGCGGCTCGGAAACCTTCCTGCATGTGCGCAACGAGCAGTTCGTGCTGGTGCTGCATCTGCCGGGCGTGCACGAGTACGCGGTGGATACACCGATCCTGATCTACATCCCCACCCACAAGCTGTTCGTGTTCGCCGCCGATGGGCAGTTGGTGCAGGCGCCCAGTCGCCGCCAGGGGAGGGCTGCCTGA
- a CDS encoding sigma-54-dependent Fis family transcriptional regulator, with product MTEAARAPAHDTLIQESWSRCRDYGLTHQSSPRFDPPPAGELSALLESRQALVQTTHQEVLPYYGTILANSNCLIMLADEQGRLLQSWGDQRFIEPRQAAGFIAGASWLERYTGTNAIGTALSCGQAVHIQHDEHFLKANRFMTGSASPIFDEQRRMIAVLDVSSDSYLPPAHTLGMVKMMSQSVENRLILKLFADQYHLLSFNTSLDNLDSPWAGLVVFDEQGHVVSANRRADNLLGQPLTYGAIEQLFDVPLQQLLNQPDGQPFSLRTSGHFRFHARVRRPARPAPIQPRDFRPQATQRTPQEPRLHTLSAGDARMDKVVRQAERLLEKDIPILIQGETGAGKEVFVKALHQASSRASQPFIAVNCAAIPAELVESELFGYEKGAFTGASQKGHIGLIRKAHKGTLFLDEIGDMPLRVQARLLRVLQERCVQPLGSSELHPVDVRLVSATNRPLRQDVDSGQFRADLYYRISGLNLELPPLRERSDKQALFHKLWEQHREPHQRAGISREVLELFQHHPWPGNLRQLSSVLRVALAMADDQPIRAEHLPDDFFLDLPTDTTLQAHPEPDDLASQYQACGGNISYLARHLGLSRNTLYKRLREQGVRP from the coding sequence ATGACAGAAGCTGCCCGCGCCCCGGCGCACGACACCCTCATCCAGGAGTCCTGGTCGCGCTGTCGTGACTATGGCCTGACCCATCAGAGCTCGCCGCGCTTCGACCCACCGCCTGCCGGCGAACTTTCGGCCCTGCTGGAAAGCCGCCAGGCCCTGGTGCAGACCACCCACCAGGAAGTTCTGCCCTACTACGGCACCATCCTCGCCAACTCCAACTGCCTGATCATGCTCGCCGACGAGCAGGGCCGGCTGTTGCAATCCTGGGGCGACCAGCGCTTCATCGAGCCGCGCCAGGCCGCCGGTTTCATTGCCGGCGCCAGTTGGCTGGAGCGCTACACCGGCACCAACGCCATCGGCACCGCGCTCAGTTGCGGCCAGGCCGTGCATATCCAGCACGACGAGCACTTTCTCAAGGCCAACCGTTTCATGACCGGCTCGGCCTCGCCGATCTTCGACGAGCAACGGCGCATGATCGCCGTGCTCGACGTGTCCAGCGACAGCTACCTGCCGCCGGCGCACACCCTCGGCATGGTCAAGATGATGAGCCAGTCGGTGGAGAACCGCCTGATCCTCAAGCTGTTCGCCGACCAGTATCACCTGCTCAGCTTCAACACCAGCCTCGATAACCTCGACAGCCCCTGGGCCGGCCTGGTGGTGTTCGACGAACAAGGCCACGTGGTGTCCGCCAACCGCCGCGCCGACAACCTGCTGGGCCAACCCCTGACCTACGGCGCCATCGAGCAGCTGTTCGACGTGCCGCTGCAACAGCTGCTCAACCAACCGGACGGCCAGCCCTTCAGCCTGCGCACCAGTGGCCATTTTCGCTTCCATGCTCGGGTACGTCGCCCTGCCCGACCCGCTCCGATCCAGCCTCGCGACTTCCGCCCGCAAGCTACCCAGAGAACGCCGCAAGAGCCACGCCTGCATACTCTGAGCGCTGGTGATGCGCGGATGGACAAGGTCGTGCGCCAGGCCGAACGCCTGCTGGAGAAGGACATTCCGATCCTGATTCAGGGCGAAACCGGTGCCGGCAAGGAGGTTTTCGTCAAGGCCCTGCACCAGGCCAGTTCGCGCGCCAGTCAGCCGTTCATCGCGGTCAACTGCGCGGCCATTCCGGCCGAGCTGGTGGAGTCGGAGCTGTTCGGCTACGAGAAAGGCGCCTTTACCGGCGCCAGCCAGAAGGGCCACATCGGGCTCATCCGCAAGGCGCACAAGGGCACGCTGTTTCTCGACGAGATCGGCGACATGCCGCTGCGCGTGCAGGCGCGCCTGCTGCGCGTGCTGCAGGAACGTTGCGTGCAGCCGCTGGGCAGCAGCGAGCTGCATCCGGTCGACGTGCGCCTGGTCTCTGCCACCAACCGCCCGCTGCGCCAGGATGTCGACAGCGGCCAGTTCCGCGCCGACCTGTACTACCGCATCAGCGGCCTGAACCTCGAGCTGCCGCCACTGCGCGAACGCAGCGACAAGCAGGCGCTGTTCCATAAACTGTGGGAGCAGCACCGTGAACCCCACCAGCGCGCGGGTATCAGCCGCGAGGTACTGGAGCTGTTTCAGCACCACCCCTGGCCAGGCAACCTGCGCCAACTCAGCAGCGTGCTGCGCGTGGCGCTGGCCATGGCGGACGACCAGCCCATACGCGCCGAACACCTGCCGGACGACTTCTTTCTCGACCTGCCGACGGACACGACCCTGCAAGCACACCCCGAGCCCGACGATCTGGCCAGCCAGTACCAGGCCTGCGGCGGCAACATTTCCTACCTTGCCCGCCACCTCGGTCTGAGCCGCAACACGCTGTACAAGCGCCTACGCGAACAGGGCGTCAGACCCTGA
- the ampC gene encoding class C beta-lactamase, whose amino-acid sequence MRPSLRPLLVTLGLCLGSQSAFAELNQAVDAAVKPMMQTYAIPGMAIAISHKGQQHFFEYGVASRESGQAVDRHTLFELGSISKLFTATLGAYAEARGTLNLSDNASQYLPELRGTAFDHISLLDLATYTAGGLPLQFPDAVSSERQMLDYYRNWQAVYAPGMQRLYSNPSIGLFGHLAAASMAKPFQQLMEKDLLPQLGMQESYVQIPTEQMTRYAWGYRDDKAVRVSPGVLDAEAYGLKSTAADMLRFIDANLHPDKLPAPLRQAVSSTHRGYYQVADMAQALGWERYAYPISLTKLQAGNSAEMALQPQPVERFSVPKPAEGDLLLNKTGSTNGFGAYILLLPARDTGLVILANRNYPNAERVRLALQLLESLEP is encoded by the coding sequence ATGCGCCCATCCCTTCGCCCCCTGCTCGTCACGCTCGGCCTTTGCCTGGGTAGCCAATCGGCCTTCGCCGAGCTGAACCAGGCCGTCGATGCTGCCGTGAAACCGATGATGCAGACCTATGCCATCCCCGGCATGGCCATCGCCATCAGCCACAAGGGCCAGCAGCATTTCTTCGAATACGGCGTCGCCTCACGTGAAAGCGGCCAGGCGGTGGATCGCCACACCCTGTTCGAACTGGGCTCGATCAGCAAACTCTTCACCGCCACCCTCGGCGCCTACGCCGAAGCGCGCGGCACGCTGAACCTCAGCGACAACGCCAGCCAATATCTGCCAGAGCTGCGCGGCACTGCCTTCGATCACATCAGCCTGCTGGATCTGGCCACCTACACCGCCGGCGGCCTGCCACTGCAATTTCCGGACGCGGTCAGCAGCGAACGGCAAATGCTCGACTACTACCGCAACTGGCAGGCGGTTTATGCGCCGGGTATGCAGCGGCTGTATTCCAACCCCAGCATCGGCCTGTTCGGCCACCTGGCAGCGGCCAGTATGGCCAAGCCGTTTCAGCAGTTGATGGAGAAGGACCTGTTGCCGCAACTGGGCATGCAGGAAAGCTACGTGCAGATACCTACCGAGCAGATGACGCGGTATGCCTGGGGCTACCGCGATGACAAGGCCGTGCGCGTGAGTCCCGGCGTGCTGGATGCCGAGGCCTACGGCTTGAAATCCACTGCCGCCGACATGCTGCGCTTCATCGACGCCAACCTGCACCCGGACAAGCTGCCCGCACCGCTGCGTCAGGCCGTCAGTTCCACCCATCGCGGTTACTACCAGGTTGCTGACATGGCCCAGGCTCTGGGCTGGGAGCGCTATGCCTACCCCATCAGCCTGACGAAGCTGCAGGCCGGCAACTCTGCAGAAATGGCGCTGCAACCCCAGCCGGTGGAGCGCTTCAGCGTGCCCAAGCCAGCCGAAGGTGACCTGCTGCTGAACAAGACCGGCTCGACCAACGGTTTCGGCGCCTACATTCTGCTGCTACCGGCGCGCGATACCGGTCTGGTGATACTCGCCAACCGTAACTATCCCAATGCCGAGCGCGTGCGCCTGGCGTTGCAATTGCTCGAGAGCCTCGAACCCTAG
- a CDS encoding acyl-CoA dehydrogenase family protein — MLPNEEQLLIRDMARQFAQERLKPFAADWDREHRFPAEAIAEMGQLGFMGMLVPQQWGGAETGHLAYAMALEEIAAGDGACSTIMSVHNSVGCMPILKYGSEAQKQRFLRPLAEGSMLGAFALTEPQAGSDASDLRTRARRDGDHYVLSGAKQFITSGSHAGMVIVFAVTDPQAGKKGISAFIVPTDTPGFSVVRVEDKLGQHASDTCQLQLDDVRIPADLRLGEEGEGYRIALANLEGGRIGIAAQSVGMARAAFEAARDYAHERVTFGKPIIEHQAVAFRLADMATQIAVARQMVHHAASLREAGQPCLTEASMAKLFASEMAERVCSAAIQTLGGYGYLKDFPVERIYRDVRVCQIYEGTSDVQRMVIARSL, encoded by the coding sequence ATGCTGCCCAACGAAGAACAACTACTGATCCGCGACATGGCCCGCCAGTTCGCCCAGGAACGGCTTAAGCCCTTCGCCGCCGACTGGGACCGCGAGCATCGCTTCCCTGCCGAGGCCATCGCCGAGATGGGCCAGTTGGGCTTTATGGGCATGCTGGTGCCGCAGCAGTGGGGCGGTGCCGAAACGGGTCATCTGGCCTACGCCATGGCCCTGGAGGAGATCGCCGCGGGCGACGGCGCCTGTTCTACCATCATGAGCGTGCACAACTCGGTGGGCTGCATGCCGATCCTCAAATACGGCAGCGAGGCGCAGAAACAGCGTTTTCTCCGTCCGCTGGCCGAGGGCAGCATGCTCGGTGCCTTCGCCCTGACCGAGCCGCAGGCCGGCTCCGACGCCAGCGATCTACGCACCCGCGCCCGGCGCGATGGCGATCACTACGTGCTGAGTGGCGCCAAGCAGTTCATCACCTCCGGCAGCCATGCCGGCATGGTCATCGTGTTCGCCGTCACCGATCCGCAAGCCGGCAAGAAGGGCATCAGCGCCTTTATCGTACCCACCGACACGCCAGGGTTCTCGGTGGTGCGGGTCGAGGACAAGCTCGGTCAGCACGCCTCCGACACCTGCCAGCTCCAACTCGACGACGTGCGCATTCCGGCCGACCTGCGCCTGGGTGAGGAGGGCGAAGGCTATCGCATTGCCCTGGCCAACCTGGAAGGTGGGCGCATCGGCATCGCTGCGCAATCAGTGGGCATGGCCCGCGCCGCGTTCGAGGCGGCGCGTGATTACGCCCACGAGCGGGTGACCTTCGGCAAGCCGATCATCGAACACCAGGCGGTGGCGTTTCGCCTGGCCGACATGGCCACGCAGATCGCCGTGGCGCGGCAGATGGTGCACCACGCGGCGAGCCTGCGTGAGGCAGGCCAGCCATGCCTGACCGAGGCGTCGATGGCCAAGCTGTTCGCCTCGGAGATGGCCGAGCGGGTGTGTTCGGCGGCGATCCAGACGCTAGGCGGTTATGGCTACCTGAAAGATTTCCCGGTCGAGCGCATCTACCGCGACGTGCGCGTCTGCCAGATCTACGAAGGCACCAGCGATGTGCAGCGGATGGTGATCGCGCGCAGTCTGTAA
- a CDS encoding carbohydrate ABC transporter permease: MRVQNNKAWWLVLPVFLLVAFSAIVPMMTVVNYSVQDIFDPSTRYFVGVDWYRQVLQDPRLHDSLLRQFIFSACVLLIQIPLGIAIALCMPTRGRWASLCLILMAIPLLIPWNVVGTIWQIFGRADIGLMGWALNKLGISYNYASNTMDAWVTVLIMDVWHWTSLVALLCYSGLRAIPDVYYQAARIDRASNWAVFRHIQLPKLKSVLLIAVMLRFMDSFMIYTEPFVLTGGGPGNATTFLSQTLTQMAIGQFDLGPAAAFSLVYFLIILLVSWLFYTAMTHDDKTR, from the coding sequence ATGAGGGTGCAGAACAACAAGGCCTGGTGGCTGGTGCTGCCGGTATTCCTGCTGGTGGCGTTCAGCGCCATCGTGCCGATGATGACGGTGGTCAACTATTCGGTGCAGGACATCTTCGATCCGTCCACGCGCTACTTCGTCGGCGTCGACTGGTATCGCCAGGTGTTGCAGGACCCGCGCCTGCACGACTCGCTGCTGCGCCAGTTCATCTTTTCCGCCTGCGTGCTGCTGATCCAGATCCCGCTGGGCATCGCCATCGCCTTGTGCATGCCGACACGCGGGCGCTGGGCGTCGCTGTGTCTGATCCTGATGGCCATTCCGCTGCTGATCCCGTGGAACGTGGTGGGCACCATCTGGCAGATCTTCGGCCGCGCCGATATCGGCCTGATGGGCTGGGCGCTGAACAAGCTGGGCATCAGCTACAACTATGCCTCCAACACCATGGACGCCTGGGTGACGGTGCTGATCATGGACGTCTGGCACTGGACCTCGCTGGTGGCGCTGCTGTGCTACTCCGGCCTGCGCGCCATTCCTGACGTCTATTACCAGGCGGCGCGCATTGACCGCGCGTCGAACTGGGCGGTGTTCCGCCATATCCAGCTGCCCAAGCTGAAAAGCGTGCTGCTGATCGCGGTGATGCTGCGCTTCATGGACAGTTTCATGATCTACACCGAGCCCTTCGTGCTCACCGGCGGCGGGCCTGGCAACGCCACCACCTTCCTCAGCCAGACCCTGACGCAAATGGCCATCGGCCAGTTCGATCTGGGCCCGGCAGCGGCGTTCTCGCTGGTGTACTTCCTGATCATCCTGCTGGTGTCCTGGTTGTTCTACACCGCCATGACCCACGACGACAAAACCCGCTGA
- a CDS encoding ABC transporter ATP-binding protein has product MAEIRLHNLAHSYSGVPKAPEDYAIREMNHVWQQGGAYALLGPSGCGKSTLLNIISGLLSPSQGEVQFDGKAVNTLSPQERNIAQVFQFPVVYDTMTVFDNLAFPLRNQGMDKARVMSKVHEIAEVLELHPLLHKKARNLTADEKQKVSMGRGLVRDDVSAILFDEPLTVIDPHLKWKLRRKLKQIHEQFNITMVYVTHDQLEASTFADKIAVMYGGQIVQFGTPRELFERPGHTFVGYFIGSPGMNLIEVQRCEGGVRFAGTMLPLSAALNQRLAELDGKRLQVGIRPEFVHLWDGAYEDALCGRVLHVEDLGTYKILTFDLDGQVLKVRLQEDQPVPREQVYLSFPAQWLMLYADDYLVEVAP; this is encoded by the coding sequence ATGGCCGAGATTCGCTTGCACAACCTCGCGCACAGCTACAGCGGCGTGCCGAAGGCGCCGGAAGACTACGCGATTCGCGAGATGAACCATGTCTGGCAGCAGGGCGGCGCCTATGCGCTGCTGGGGCCGTCAGGCTGCGGCAAGTCCACGTTGCTCAACATCATCTCCGGCCTGCTCAGCCCGTCGCAGGGTGAAGTGCAGTTCGACGGCAAGGCGGTCAACACGCTGTCGCCGCAGGAGCGCAACATTGCCCAGGTTTTCCAGTTTCCGGTGGTCTACGACACCATGACGGTGTTCGACAACCTGGCCTTCCCACTGCGCAATCAGGGCATGGACAAAGCGCGGGTGATGAGCAAGGTGCACGAGATCGCCGAGGTGCTGGAGCTGCATCCGCTGCTGCACAAGAAGGCGCGCAACCTCACCGCCGACGAGAAACAGAAGGTCTCCATGGGCCGTGGTCTGGTGCGTGACGACGTCTCGGCGATCCTCTTCGACGAGCCACTGACGGTGATCGACCCGCACCTGAAATGGAAGCTGCGGCGCAAGCTCAAGCAGATCCACGAGCAGTTCAACATCACCATGGTCTACGTCACCCACGATCAGCTGGAGGCCTCCACCTTCGCCGACAAGATCGCGGTGATGTATGGCGGACAGATCGTCCAGTTCGGCACGCCGCGCGAGCTGTTCGAGCGCCCGGGGCACACCTTCGTCGGCTATTTCATAGGCAGCCCGGGCATGAACCTGATCGAGGTGCAGCGCTGCGAGGGCGGCGTGCGTTTTGCCGGGACGATGTTGCCGCTCTCCGCCGCGCTCAACCAGCGCCTCGCCGAGCTGGACGGCAAGCGCCTGCAGGTGGGCATCCGTCCCGAGTTCGTGCATCTCTGGGATGGCGCCTATGAAGACGCGCTGTGTGGTCGGGTGCTGCATGTCGAGGATCTCGGCACCTACAAGATTCTCACCTTCGATCTCGACGGCCAGGTGCTCAAGGTGCGCCTGCAGGAGGATCAGCCCGTGCCGCGCGAGCAGGTCTACCTGAGCTTCCCGGCGCAGTGGCTGATGCTCTATGCCGACGACTACCTGGTGGAGGTGGCGCCATGA
- a CDS encoding 3-hydroxyacyl-CoA dehydrogenase, whose translation MRIEDSVFLITGGGSGLGLAAARQLLGQGGKVLLLDINAEAGQRAAAELGEGARFVQADIIREEDGRVAVAQALEAFGAVHGLVNCAGIAPAEKVLGRSGVHGLDSFRRTVEVNLVGSFNLLRLAAEAMAQNPPNAEGERGVIVNTASVAAFDGQIGQAAYAASKGGVAAMTLPAARELARSGIRVMCIAPGIFETPMMAGMPQEVRDSLAAGVPFPPRLGRPEEYAALVRHIVENPMLNGEVIRLDGALRMAAK comes from the coding sequence ATGCGTATCGAAGATTCCGTATTTCTGATCACCGGTGGCGGCTCCGGCCTGGGCCTGGCCGCTGCCCGTCAGCTGCTCGGCCAGGGCGGCAAGGTGCTGCTGCTGGACATCAATGCCGAAGCGGGGCAGCGCGCTGCCGCAGAGCTGGGCGAGGGCGCCCGCTTCGTGCAGGCCGACATCATCCGCGAGGAGGATGGCCGTGTGGCCGTGGCGCAGGCACTGGAAGCCTTTGGCGCCGTGCACGGGCTGGTCAACTGCGCCGGTATCGCACCGGCCGAGAAGGTCCTGGGGCGCAGTGGCGTGCATGGCCTGGACAGCTTCCGCCGCACCGTCGAGGTCAACCTGGTCGGTAGTTTCAACCTGCTACGCCTGGCCGCCGAGGCCATGGCGCAGAACCCGCCGAATGCCGAGGGCGAGCGCGGGGTGATCGTCAATACCGCTTCGGTGGCGGCTTTCGACGGGCAGATCGGTCAGGCCGCCTATGCCGCCTCCAAGGGCGGGGTGGCCGCCATGACCCTGCCGGCGGCGCGCGAGCTGGCGCGCTCGGGCATCCGCGTGATGTGCATCGCCCCGGGCATCTTCGAGACGCCGATGATGGCCGGCATGCCGCAGGAGGTGCGCGACTCGCTGGCCGCCGGCGTGCCGTTCCCGCCGCGCCTGGGCCGCCCCGAGGAATACGCCGCGCTGGTGCGCCACATCGTCGAGAACCCCATGCTCAACGGCGAGGTGATCCGCCTCGATGGCGCGCTGCGTATGGCGGCGAAGTAA
- a CDS encoding DMT family transporter, with amino-acid sequence MDNNLKRGSLEMVAAMLISGTIGWFVLVSGQAVVDVVFWRCLIGGGMLLLVCAVLGLLRAELLGRRVLLLAVLSGVAIVGNWLLLFASYAQASIAVSTVVYNVQPFMLVGLAALFLGERITWLKLGWLALAFIGMLAIVSAHGRGAVAGGNYLLGIALALGAALLYAVAALIVKRLSATPPHLIALIQLLTGVLMLAPLAGHQLPQGEVAWASLATLGVVHTGLMYMLLYGAIQKLPTALTGALSFIYPVAAILVDWLAFDHWLSPLQWLGVAAILLAAAGMQQGWRLGIKTRRAVRV; translated from the coding sequence ATGGATAACAACCTCAAACGCGGTTCGCTGGAAATGGTCGCCGCCATGCTGATTTCCGGCACCATCGGTTGGTTCGTCCTGGTATCCGGCCAGGCCGTGGTGGATGTGGTGTTCTGGCGCTGCCTGATCGGCGGCGGCATGTTGCTGTTGGTCTGCGCCGTGCTCGGCCTGCTGCGTGCCGAGCTTCTGGGGCGGCGCGTATTGCTGCTGGCGGTGCTCAGCGGCGTGGCCATCGTCGGTAACTGGTTGCTGTTGTTCGCCTCTTACGCGCAGGCCTCCATCGCCGTCAGCACCGTGGTCTACAACGTCCAGCCTTTCATGTTGGTGGGCCTGGCGGCGCTGTTTCTCGGCGAGCGCATCACCTGGCTCAAGCTCGGTTGGCTGGCGCTGGCTTTCATCGGCATGCTGGCCATCGTCAGTGCCCACGGGCGGGGCGCGGTGGCCGGTGGCAACTACCTGCTGGGCATCGCCCTGGCGCTGGGGGCGGCGCTGCTCTATGCGGTCGCGGCATTGATCGTCAAACGCCTCAGCGCTACGCCGCCGCATCTGATCGCGCTGATCCAGTTGCTGACCGGTGTGCTGATGCTGGCGCCCCTGGCTGGGCATCAGCTGCCGCAGGGCGAGGTGGCCTGGGCCAGCCTTGCGACCCTGGGTGTGGTGCATACCGGGCTGATGTACATGCTGCTCTACGGCGCCATCCAAAAACTGCCGACGGCGCTGACCGGCGCGCTGTCGTTCATTTATCCGGTGGCGGCGATCCTCGTCGACTGGCTGGCCTTCGATCACTGGCTCAGCCCGCTGCAGTGGCTCGGTGTGGCGGCCATTCTGCTGGCAGCCGCGGGCATGCAGCAGGGCTGGCGGCTGGGCATAAAGACCCGGCGTGCCGTCAGGGTCTGA
- a CDS encoding Lrp/AsnC family transcriptional regulator, with protein MTDEIDQTLIAALMEDSRRSLKALAQISGLSSPSVAERLRRLEERGVLKGYTVEIDPRHFGYQLQAIVRVRPLPGKLHEVERLIQATPEFTECDKVTGEDCFVARLHVRSMEQLDEVLDRINGYAETNTAIVKKTSVPRRLPPMN; from the coding sequence ATGACCGATGAAATCGACCAGACCCTGATCGCCGCCCTGATGGAAGACTCGCGGCGTTCACTCAAAGCCCTGGCGCAGATCAGTGGCCTGTCCTCCCCCAGCGTGGCCGAGCGGCTGCGCCGCCTGGAGGAACGCGGCGTGCTCAAGGGCTATACGGTGGAGATCGATCCGCGCCATTTCGGCTATCAGTTGCAGGCCATCGTTCGCGTGCGGCCGCTGCCCGGCAAGCTGCATGAAGTGGAGCGACTGATTCAGGCCACGCCCGAGTTCACCGAATGCGACAAGGTCACCGGCGAGGACTGCTTCGTGGCTCGCCTGCACGTGCGCTCCATGGAGCAACTGGACGAGGTGCTCGACCGCATCAACGGCTACGCCGAAACCAACACTGCCATCGTCAAGAAGACCTCGGTGCCCCGCCGCCTGCCCCCGATGAACTGA